In Mycobacterium branderi, the DNA window GTCATCGACGCCGGATCCTCCAGCGCCAGCACCCGCGCCGCCGTGTTGCGGCCGAGCTCGGTCCAGAAGTCGCACACCAGGTCCGGCTGACCTAACGCCATTCCCTCGAACGTCCAGGCGTGAAAGTTGCGTTGCCGCTCTTTTTGCCAGCCGGGCTGCAGGGACTTCACCCATTCGGGGTCGGTCGGCGCGTTGTTGCGCGCGTCCACCGACGACGGAGTGCGCTGAACCACATACAGATGCTTGGCATGTCGCCCCAGGAAGGGCACGATCTGCACCGCAGTGGCCCCCGTGCCGATGACCGCGACGCGCTTGTCGGCCAGCTTGTCCAGTCCGCCTGTGGTGTCCCCGCCGGTGTAGTCGTAGTCCCACCGCGACGAGTGGAAGCTATGCCCCTTGAAGTCCTTTATGCCGGGGATTCCGGGTAGCTTCGGCCGGTGAAAGGGCCCCGACGCCATGACGACGAACCGAGCGCGGATGTCGTCGCCGCGGTTGGTGCTGATCCGCCAGCGCTTGAGCTCCTCCTGCCAATGCAGCGAGCGGACCTGGGTGGAGAAAATCGCTGAATCGTAGAGGCCGAAATGCTTTCCGATGCGCCGGCAGTGCTCGTAGATCTCGGCCCCGTCGGCGAACTTCTTGGTCGGCATGAAGTCGAGCTCTTCGAGCATCGGTATGTAGCAATAGGATTCGTTGTCGCACTGGATACCGGGATAGCGGTTCCAGTACCAGACGCCGCCGAAGTCCCCGCCCAGCTCGATGATCCGGACGTCGTCGACGCCTGCCTTCTTCAGATGGGCTGCCGTGAGTAGACCGCCGAAGCCGCCGCCCAGTACGGCGACGTCGATGTCCTCGCAGATCGGATCGCGGCGCGTCACCGGCGTGTACGGATCGGATTCGTAATAGCCCGCGAAGTCGTCCTCGAGTGCGATGTACTGCTTGGAACCCTCTGGGCGCAGCCGCTTCTCGCGCTCCTGGCGGTACTTTTCACGCAGCGCGGAGATATCGACGTCATCCGGTGTCTGGGTCGGCTCGCAGTTCACCTGAGCTCCTTCGGTTCACCCGTGCCCATGTATTTCGACAGCTGGTAGTGCAGGTTGACGGTGCTGCGCTCGCGATATGGATTTGGCTTGGTGCCGGGAAACCCAAGGGATTTCATGCCCTGCTGCACGGCTGCCATGTTGGAGAAGTCCTGCGGCAAGACGGACAGCCAGTTGGGATCGCCCACCGGTGTGTGGATCCACTCCGTTTGCGGCTCTTTCCCTTTCGGAAAGAGCTCGAATACTGCCACCTCGAAGATGCACTTGTTCGGGTCGTAGCTCGGGTCGGGCCGGGCGCTGTAGCACAGCGCGCTGGTGAGGCCTTGTCCGATCTGGAAGTTGGGGAAGATCTGCCACGCGGTGCCGCTTTGGCCCAGGATGTCGGCCGGGATCGTCGGCCAGATCACGCCTCGCGCGGCGTCGTCGCGACGCGCCGAGGACAGCCAGTGTTCGAGGACCTTGTCGGCCGGGGTGTTCTCGGGCAACTCGTCGACCAGCCGCAGCGCGGCGTCCACCAGCGTCTGGGTGGTGGTGGCGTTGGTTTCCTGCAGCGTGTAGAGCTGCATTTCCGCGGTCGAGACACGAGGATCGGCACCGGTGCCGAGTCGAACCTTGGACTTGGTGGCCTCGAGCTCGTGGGGTGCGTCGTAGCCGATGTTGCTGTGCTTACCTTGCGCTTTGGCCCAGCCTTTGAATTCGCCGAACTTGTTGAATTCCGGATGCGTGGTCGCCACATGGTACGTCTCGTTGAAGGCCTCCATCGCGACCTTCCAGTTGCAGTCGAAGTGCAACCACCGCCGCCATTTGTAGCGCATGTTTTCCAAGCCGAACGGCTCGAGAATCTTGGCGGCCGGATACAGATAGTCCATCAGCGGCTCGCAGTCCGCATCCATGTTGATCCACAGCCAGCCGCCCCAAGTGTCCACCCGCACACTTGCCAGATGTGTGTTCTCGGCGGTCAATACGCCCTGCCAGTCGGCTTGTTCGCGGATGTATGTGCACGCA includes these proteins:
- a CDS encoding flavin-containing monooxygenase; translated protein: MNCEPTQTPDDVDISALREKYRQEREKRLRPEGSKQYIALEDDFAGYYESDPYTPVTRRDPICEDIDVAVLGGGFGGLLTAAHLKKAGVDDVRIIELGGDFGGVWYWNRYPGIQCDNESYCYIPMLEELDFMPTKKFADGAEIYEHCRRIGKHFGLYDSAIFSTQVRSLHWQEELKRWRISTNRGDDIRARFVVMASGPFHRPKLPGIPGIKDFKGHSFHSSRWDYDYTGGDTTGGLDKLADKRVAVIGTGATAVQIVPFLGRHAKHLYVVQRTPSSVDARNNAPTDPEWVKSLQPGWQKERQRNFHAWTFEGMALGQPDLVCDFWTELGRNTAARVLALEDPASMTPEQFMAIREEEDYKVMERLRRRIDSIVEDPDTAETLKPYYRFLCKRPLSNDEYLPTFNRPNVTLVDVSSSKGVERITEKGLVANGIEYEVDCIIYASGFEITTEISRRYSIDTIEGRDGLSLFDYWRDGYKTLHGMTSVGFPNQFFTGFTQVGISANIAANYELQGEHIAYIIAQALARGATTVEPSREAQEAWCRTIRETAIDNSAFDAQCTPGYYNNEGGGGGEGIRSHLGEPYGPGFYAFADLLSQWRDKGDLEGLVLGT
- a CDS encoding aromatic ring-hydroxylating oxygenase subunit alpha; translation: MSTNGEELSAPATIGVEAYIAEDYARAERDKLWRKVWQQVGRVEELPEVGSYLTYDILDDSIIVVRTGPNEFKAHHNVCMHRGRRLIDTPQGAKNACGRTRKSFVCGFHGWTYGLDGACTYIREQADWQGVLTAENTHLASVRVDTWGGWLWINMDADCEPLMDYLYPAAKILEPFGLENMRYKWRRWLHFDCNWKVAMEAFNETYHVATTHPEFNKFGEFKGWAKAQGKHSNIGYDAPHELEATKSKVRLGTGADPRVSTAEMQLYTLQETNATTTQTLVDAALRLVDELPENTPADKVLEHWLSSARRDDAARGVIWPTIPADILGQSGTAWQIFPNFQIGQGLTSALCYSARPDPSYDPNKCIFEVAVFELFPKGKEPQTEWIHTPVGDPNWLSVLPQDFSNMAAVQQGMKSLGFPGTKPNPYRERSTVNLHYQLSKYMGTGEPKELR